ggaaatttaaaaacacatgtcTGATAACTCATGGATTCAAGAGAAAATCATAATGAAATCATAACATTTATAGAACTGAACCATAATAAACATGCTATATGTCAGAATGCAAATTTAAagctatacatatttaaaatagacaaaagaaaGGTAGGAAGGTAATGAGTTACCTATATAACTTAAGGgactaaaaaaagaacaataaaataatcCAAGAAGCTGGCAAGAACAATAAACATAtgagtaaaatgaatgaaatataataTAAAGATTCAAAGGTAAGGAATAACAACATCAATTTCTGACAAGTTTGATACTAAAATAATAGTTAGAATGAAATAGGGAATGTATGTATAGATAAGGCACAGACAAGAAGGACAGTAAGAGAAAATGCTTTGAAACAACTTTTTGCCAATacattagaaaacataaacaaaatggatataaTTCCTAGGGAAAAAACACAATTTTTCACAAAGGAGACTATATGGTTAGTCCTATTAACTATTCAAATGATTCAATCAATAgttaaaatatttcctgaatgaaaACTCCAGACCCAGATAGTTTTATTTGTAAGTTCTACTTTTTATTCAAGGAGTAGATAATTCcaatatttctcaaaattttaTAGGGAATATAAAATAAGGAGTACTCTCCAGCTCATTTATAGAGACGAATATAACTTTGATACTAAAGCCAAAAAAGGATAGtatgagaagagaaaacaaaaagaaaagctcctatattgatatatatgcaaaatgctaaacaaaatattgaaaaacagATAACAtccaactattaaaaaaaaaaaacttacacaaAAGCCAAGTTGAAACTAAACCAGGACTAGACGTTTGGTTAATACTAAAAATTGTTCATTGCATTAACaggttaaaggagaaaaacagcaTGAATATCCCAGTAAAAGTAGGAAAAGTATTTACAAGAATAAAGcattcctgattaaaaaaaaaaacaaacaaaaaaaacctaacttAGAGAAGAACTGCCTTAACTTGATAAAGAGTATCTTTAAAATCTATAGTAAACATCATACCAAATGGTGAAATGTTAATCTTATTCACTCTTGAAAATCAAGAGCAAAACAGGGATAGGGATATTCACACTCAAAATATCTATTCAAAACTGTACTGGACTAGAGAAAGTGcactcatataaaatatataaaaggagcaagggttGATAAGAACACAAAAACTCTCACTGCTTGCAGATAATATTATTCTCCAAACACAAAAGcccaaagaagccagacatgatGACCACACACTGCTTTTCAGTTGGTTAAGAATGGGCTCATCCAACCATTGCGCTGGTAAAGCAGACTTCCCATCCTGGAATAAAATAAATCGGTACCTCTACCTCACACGATATacaaaatcaattccagataattaaagacttaaatgtaaagagGAGAATATTAAACTTTTATAAGTACATTCAGGAGAATGTTTTTACCATTTCaggataaggaagaaaaaattttaaacaactcATGAGAGAACATGAgctataaaaaaatcaatactttAATGTAAAATTAAGAACATCTGTTTATCATTTGAcaccatcaaggaaaaaaaaaaaagccactaaaaagaagatgtgtatataactgacaaaggattaatccagAGTATACAAACAactcttaagttaaaaaaaaaaaaagactaccatACAGTGAAAAAGTATCTGAATAACGGAAACATAAATGGTCAACAAATCTATGAAAACGAGCTTAACTTCACTgtaattatagaaatgcaaattaaaaccaaaattacattttaatttaaaaataaaaatgcaaattaaaaagtaaaatacaattttatattcaCCAGATTTGCACAAATTAAAATGCTgaacaataacaaatgttggcaaagacGTAGATCAACAGATACAAATATAATGTTGGGGGGAAGCTGTAGATGTAGGAATGCTGTCTGATGTCATTACATAAaagtttaagaaattaaaaaggtaaaacaatTTTACATGTTGCTTAGAAGCACATACATATTTATTCAAAGGATAAAAAAAGCACATATAATTCAGAACAGGGGCCACCTATTCAGAGGGAGCTTAAGAGAAGATAATGTCATCAGGGTGAGTTATCAGGTAGCTTTAATTGTACTTCGAATCTTTAAATCTTAAGATAAGTGGTGGCTACACAGAGATTCTTTACACTTTTCTCCATACCATTTATACGTCTAATATAATTCATGATTAAAAATGTATTGCACCTCGGTCCAGTCCCAAGATGGCGGCCACCATGAAGAAGGCGGCTGCAGAAGATGTCAATGTTACTTTTGAAGATcaacaaaagataaacaaatttgcaCGGAATACAAGTAGAATCACAgaactgaaggaagaaatagaagtaaaaaagaaacaactccaGAATTTAGAAGATGCTTGTGAGGATATCATGCTTGCAGACGACGACTGCTTAATGATACCTTATCAGATTGGTGATGTTTTCATTAGCCATTCTCaagaagaaacacaagaaatgttagaagaagcaaagaaaaatttgCAAGAAGAAACTGATGCCTTAGAATCCAGAGTGGAATCAATTCAGCGGGTGTTAGCAGATTTGAAAGTTCAGTTATATGCaaaatttgggagtaacataaaCCTTGAAGCTGATGAAagttaaacattttataatacttttttaatttgtttaataaacttgaatattgtttaaaatgaaaaaaaaatgtattgcacctcaaaaatggttaaaagaaaacattttaataaagaatGACAGGAAATTCAAGAATAAGAGAAGTAAAACTAattatcaataaaacaaagatatttgGAGTTTTGAAGGTACTACCCTCACTTTTTGTGGCTGGAATTAAGAATCTCACAAAAACATTTGCAGATATATTAAACAAGCTTCAAAAATTATACACATGCAACGTAACAGTAAATCATTGAGAAAATGTCTACAATTCAAACATTGCATCATTTTACGTATCTTCCCCCTCCCTAAATTTTGTGATTGCTCCACAAAGAATcggttaaaaggaataaaaaatgccTACAGAAAGTAAGCTTCTTAAACTATAAATGAgcttttcactttcatttaattacaaatactatttttaagCATCTTGAAGATTAAGATAAAATTTCACTGGATTTTCACCAGTGTTAAAAGTGGTGCATTGAGGATAATGTCATTTACTCATTTCTCCATGAAGCACATTTTAAGTACTTTTCCCATGGCTGACAGAAACAAAGAAGTATTACTAAGCATGCAAACATAGCTATAGTGAAcaattagaacattttttcaaTGACAACACTTTATTATCTACTTACCTGCGGCAAAAACAGTCACAGTTCCCCTGAACTGGAGTCATGAGCATCTAGAAGGATGTATATGTAGTAGTACAAGACTCTTCTTATTAACCCCTTCTTTCAGTTAATGTATTACATCCCTTCAAGGTTGCCAAGTTAAAGGAATGCTCTCTTATACCTGGTAATTTGTAATCTCTGATGTATTAAATATCCTCCACGTTTTTTGCCACCTTCTTTGGTTTCTTTACCAGAAACCTATATCTCAAACATGAattcaaaaattcattttttatatttccagCTTAATGTGGCATCAGGCTAAGAATAACCAATATTGCTCTTTGTAAGTGCCAAAAACCACTTGTGAgaacgccaaaaaaaaaaaaattgcaaaacaaaAGAATCTCACTGTACATCAAAAACTGTAAAAGCAATCAAATGCCAAGCATATGAGTAAATAAAACTTATGAGGCTGATGAGGTAGACTGTGGGGAAATCCAAGGGACTAAATGGTAGGTAGGTACATCCTGGGTTTTCTGTATAAAGAGAGAATTGACAACAAAGGTAGGAAGATATTTTGTGCCTTATTCATCACATGCACCCTGATAGGATGCACCCCAAAGAGAAACTCAAGGACAGtaccaaatgaaaaagaaaaacttttgttGGAAGAGGCAATCCACTCACTATTAAGTTAGCTTCCTGTTAAGTGTTTCTGGACGTGCCAAGAATGAAAGGCCCAGTCACTCCATTTCTCAGGGATGTGTTTTCAGAGACCAACCAGGAGGGATAAGACAAGCTCTCCCTCTAGGACAAAGAGCAGGCTTGCTTACTCCCTGCTATAAAAGAGATGGATTTGCTAATCTCAGTGTTCCTCAGCTGTGGGTGTAGCATCTCTCCTGGCTAAATCATATCACTTCCGCGGGACTTGGGGGCGAGGGGAACTGAAGCGTGGTGCTTGCTATGCTGTGAGCAATAAAGCTGTTTGAAGCTCTTTGTTACTGACCCAGGAATATCATGTCTTCTGTTAGCATCCATGGAAGAGTAGCAGCCTAGCTTATTAGCTCGTAAGTAGGGTAAAATAAAATCCCAGACTCAACAACTTTATCCCACTTTGCCTATAATGTTCTGGCCAGGAAGTAGGGGCAGACTGCAAGAGACATGATATAACTTTAGAAGTATTTGCAAACAAGCCACTCTCTCCAGGaagaaaagactgaagaaaaaccTATAAGTTACTGATACTTCTTCAGGTATTAGAAGGCATCAAGGATCTGCAGTAGAAAAATAGCACTGCTTAAGAGGAATAATGTATTTTGTGAAAGACTCCGGGGAATAGGGAATTAGACTGGAAACTTCACATTCCCCTATAGATCAGAGAAGTGAATCTGATCTCTGCATGTGGCAAAGAAAGCAAAATCAGGGTAATCGATTGACATGTGTTGACAAAGGCTGAGTTTGGACAAAATCTGCTTTAGAACCTATTAAAAGTGTTAAgcataaaaatggaaacatcaaATGGAAGTAGGAGGAAAGACTGCCTCTAAGATCCAAAATAGCATTTCAGAAAACTGCCTATATCTTCAGAATAATACAAACAAATAGATGTGGCTTCAATCAATCATAAACAGAAATTCATAGGAAAGAACCTGAAATAAATAGTATTtcaaaaaatggaacaaaaataatCCCtttcaatcctttaaaaatataaataaatcaaacaTACAACTAAAAGATGCAGGAAAATTTCCTGAATTGTGTATGAGATGTCTAAGtatcaatataataaaataatttttcaagttgtaagcaaagcaaataaaaaaagagatCTAAACCTATCTGTAtgctggaaatatatatatatatatttatgtttttatatatatgtttttagctaaaagaatgaagaaaaaattatcCCATAGTCAAccaagagaaacaagaaataatTACAACAAAAAAAGGAGGTGGTGGTAAGCTCCCAAGAAACAGAAATTAGTCTAATCCCAGACTTCTGTTCAGCAACACTAATTCCAGAAGACAACAGAGCAACACACTTTGAATTCTTTGATAAACAGTTTTGGGATCCAACATTGTACCAATCAGGAGGTGTCTTCATATTTAAAGCAAtataatgaaattttttaaaatgcaagaggATGAAATATAGTTACATTTTTAGGTGTAACTGATTAATTGatccaaaaatctaaaaattgagaaagtaaaaaaaataagacaagaatGGGAAAAGTCTTGTGGCTGGCATCATAGACAGGTGAAACATAGATATAGTTAAAGACAagatacacatataaaattattcatgaggagaatattatttatatttactctatacatacacatacctgCATATATAAATAGtaccatacatacatatacacacaaaatatatatttagtaaaaTGATATAATAACAATTGAAATCAATCATCATGGAAGTCACTATGACCGTGAGGTATACAGtaggaaaaaaaggaactaaaCTCATTGTTTAAAATGGGGGGactctgaaaaaataatttaaatataaaattctggCTACTAGAGAAGTaaacttttataaattaaaaagtaattttataaacTAAAAGGTAAACTTAAACTTCTGTAATATAAATATGACACATAGCTATCAAAGTGCCCAGGGAAgatacaggttaaaaaaaaaaaaaactgttcatagagggaaaagaaacagagaaagcagaagaaagagcaaGGAAGTTTGAAAAACGGAACACACAGAATATAATGGCAGGAACAAAACCAACCATTGCCattataaaaacagaagcaatagaatAAGCCATGCATTAAATGACATATCATCAATTTATTAATGGTCTGTGGCAGTTGGGGGAGACTACTACCACATTATAAGAACATTTGCATTCTAATTTCAGAATAATTGAGGtgtaaagaactaaaagaaatctTAGAGCCAAGGTAATGCTGATATGCATTGTACATGaaacatacaacaaaaacaaaggaagagagactagtaagaagaaacaaaaagcagaaaatagtCAAAAGATATATCAGGAAGATAAACACTAAATTAGGTCTCTGGTTCCCATTCTAAATTCCCTGCTAAAAAGCatgtggttttctcaggatggGACATGGGTTCATCCTGGTCCAATTAACAAGGTACAAACTTGGCTTCCAGAGCCAGGCTTCAGTGGGGGCCTGTGTTGAAGGTCATCATGAGCTGGGCAAAACTGCAGTGGAGGTCAAAGATATGTCAcgttcttttctttctcactgtctttgttcCTTTATATTTTCAGATTTGTTAGATGTAATTCTCTAATTTCAATGTTCTGCCAGAACAAAGGTCATGTCTGACAATTCGTTCATATGCGTTTCAGTTCTAACATAGTACAAAGCACAAAGTAACTAATGAATAAACACATCCTTAACTAGATTCTTTTTCCTCCCCTAAACAGAATCCTTACAAAATAGTAAAAcagataacacacacacatacacccacattcacatacacacacattttaaactcTGATTTGTACAGTATATAGAGATCAAAAAAATCATATTGAATTACTTTCTCAAcctatttctttaattaataaattCCACATATTGTTTCTGAAATCCGAAATGACCACacaaattcagttatatatttttaaatgttggactTATATGCGTGAACATATACTTACAGGCAAACTGGAGTTTAGCTTCTCTGCTGACAATTGTTCCAACTGAATTTGTTGCAAAACATTGATAACTTCCTGTATCCCAATTTCTGTTGGGGTTAATAACCACAAGATTTCCTCCGTTCAACTTATAACGATACTCCATACTCAGATTAATATCGCTTCCATTCAGCTGCCATCTGTAAAACAAATGTCCAGGATTTTCCCCTTagtatatttaaacttttaaaaaaatctgcattaATAATCTACTTTAAACATCAGCTGTCTTATAAATGAAAGGCAACAAATATATCATTCAATTATTACATAATTGAAAAATCAAAGATGCCTAAGTTTTGTTATCAGAAACAAAAGGTTAAATTACAGTAGAAAGCACAAGAGAGTAGCATCTAAAAGCTAAAgatttttcaagattttctgaAGAGGTGAGAATAATTTAGTTTGTTCACTAGGGGGAAAATTAGGCTTGGTCTGTATAGACAAAGATGAAGTAGAATGTTGACGTAATTATCTCATATACTTCAGGCCAGTCTCATGCTGCCGATGAAGGGCGAAAAGAGCACATTTCTTTGATTTATCCAGACTGACTGAgcacatttaataaattaattgggTAAGTGCTCAACTATCCATTTCAATTTGTCTGAGTAAATACCTGTCCCCGGGGCCCTCCGCTCTTCTAAGCCATCACAGTGATATTTACTAAATGGTACACTGTGGTAAAAGATCCTAAATGCCACCTAGGGGGTCGGAAACAGTAAAGGCACTAACCCCAGAGCCATATTTATCAATgagaagccaaaagaaaaaaagaaagaaggtggTTTTTAAACAAGAGTTTTCAAACAGAAAAACCagaattttttaaacagcaaGCACACCTGACACATCCAAGAAGATTATTACCTTTAAAAACTCATTAAATATCACACAATCTCAAGAACACATCCATTGTATAAATTAAGCCATCTGTCTCCTAGAGGActtgatttttataaaaaaatcacactggTATCCGTTCTATAAATTTTAGAGTATTATGGCAACAATCTCAATTGCTTTTCATAATAACTTCGAGAAAGTGGTTAATAAAAtgaccatttcacagatgaggatttCAATAAAACAGTTGAGTGAGTTTGCAACTCTCCCCAAGCTATTAATTACTGGATCAGAACTAGTACCCATTTGAATTCTAGCCCAGAGGTCTTTAACCATGTCATGGGTcatataaaaattgtattaatatatcaaatatttaacCTGGAAATAGTAATACTGTGAAAGCATAAAAAGAGGTGAAATGTGAACATTATCACAAACCAAAGGACATaaagttaaatgaaatattatatagcTGTGAAAATGTATAAGCTTTTGCAAACATAGAAGAGTCTTACAAAggtgaaaacattttttacagTGCAATGGGATACCAtgtatataaagttttaaaacatataaagtaATATTAAGaatgtattaaacattttaaaatgtatgaaaatgaATCACTTCAAGTTTAAGGTACTTTAGAGCTCTCATGGAGAGAAAAGTGAGAAAGGGTTATGGGGCAAACACTGGGAAATTTagcttttttggttttatttcctaaACTGAATAGTGGTTATATGAATGTTCATCATTACActtaattatatgtttatatcaTTTTCTATATCTGAAATAgtgcataataaaattttaataatggaGGCTAcaggaaatgaataaattttgaaGTTTAGTTTCTACAGCTAAAAGCAATATCATatcatttgctcattttaaaaatcaagactttcttgatttttctttctttatgcacATACAAGTCTCCCAGGTCTAAAGCAatatttcttctgagaaatcaaaatgaaattaagaggAAAAACTGGAGGCCCCATGTCTTTTCTTTTGAACTTAAAAGAgcaaaattacaaagaaatatgaaaaagccGTAACTGCTTTCTCGTTTGTGGCAGATTTCCGCTATGGGTTTGATTCTGCTTTGTTTGTAGAGTAACTCTCTTATGCTCCTTCCCAAGGCAAGTCCATATTTGCATGTGCATTTTAGGTCACTTTCTTCTATTCTGACTTTAATCCTGCCCTTAGAGATTTGAAGTCGAACCATGAACACTTACTAAGCCTTCTTCATCTTATTCCTGCCCAAATCCTAGAACTACAGAAactcagaaaaggaaatgaaatcaaggAAAATTGTCCATCTGCATTCTGTCTGAATACTCTGCACTCTTGATACACAAGGTGGTCTGCAGACCAAGATCATCAGCATCCTCATCACCATCTGAGAGTTTgctggaaatgcagaatcttgggctCTATCCTAAATCTACTAAACCGGAATTGGCATTTTAGTGAGATCTGCCAGTGTTTAATATGCCCATTCAAGTTTGGAAGAACTGGTCTATAATATCCCCAAGAAGCAACCGTGGACTGCCTATAGGGGACATAGATAAGAATTCCCCACTCTTGATTTAGCCTATTTCATATTCAACAACTATGATTAGAAAAAGcaactttccttccctcccttcctggtgaaaaaacatttattgagtgcctatatGTCAGGCAACTTTCCAGGTTCTAAGAATGGGGTGAAAAAGGTCCCTGCCTTCGTGGAACTTACATTTGGGGGGAGACTTTTTTATGATTCCTAGTTCCTACCCTTTCCCCCTTGTCTAGTCCCAGGCTCTATCCAATCCTACCATGTAACAGCAGAATGAACAGAAATGAGATTCAGAAACAAGTGCTCCTTGTTTTATGGGTTGGACTCAtccctcaccagctgtgtgaccatgggcaattAACTTAACTCCTTTACACCTAAGTTTTTAACATGTAAAATAAAGAGAATGTCATCTTTCCCATAGGGTTGCTCTATCCATTTATTTAGACAATGTATGTAAAGCCGGTGGCTCAGGGCAGCCAGCCAACAAATGGGCCGGCACCACTGTTAACAAGGGAGGAAGTTCCATCAAAGGCTGCAAACCCATCTGTCTgctttgtttctgctttgtaaagtCTGCTTTCTTTTCTGCCATCCTCATAGAGTAGACGTGGGTTATGCATAACCTGCTTGATTCAATGCTTTTGGTCATCTCCTCTCATGTGGAACGGGCTGTATCTTCCACATAGGGTTTGTCTGCATTTGTACCTGCCTGAGAAGTCAGGGAAACATGGGACGAAACACATGCTGGGCTTGACCTTCAAAGAATAAATCTGACAGTAAATCACAAGTGGGTGGGTTGAATTTTTAAGCTGCAAATGGTTTGCCAGTTACTAAATGACTTAATACTtgcgggggaggagggaggggagaactcCTCTAAATGCAAAGCAGGAAAAATATAGTTAATTTCACGTACTTTTTGAATGGAAAACTCTCATGACAAAGGGTACTTGTGACTTCGTTACCTACAAAGAACAGTTTGTACCAAGGAAAAAGGATTTCAGCTCCAGAGTCTAGAATGTTTACGGCCTGATGAAGCATGTCTGATGGCTTCATTTGAGAATTCTGTTTTCGTGTTTAGCTGATGAATAATAAAGGTACAATGGCTATGTGGAAAAttgtaaagataaataaaaatatggagaAGCACTTCTTCTTGCCTATTTAATAGCTGGAAAGATTTAGAAATCATAAAGTACATGGGAAAATACCTTATTTCAATATGTGTCTGAGATCTAAAAGCTATCATCTCAAAGTTTTGACTGAAGATCCAAAACggaaaacatttcttctattATGCATAAGTGTTTCTTACTTCTTTTAGCTCAGTCTTTGTCATATAGACAAAATCTCTATATTATTTCACTATGTGAAGAGGTAAAAGCTACTCTCTTTTACGTATGTTTCTGCTAGACCGAAAGTATAAGTGCATTTGTTTTAGCAAACTCTTAGAGCAAAGATATACTTGAGATACTCTGAAGAAggttaattttcttttaacaaagcaatataattatttctctccttcttaACACTATTCATCATTAAACGGAACTCATCCCCAGGTGATATAAAGTTTCTCAATATCTTATTAAACAATGGTTGTTTTTCCTCTTGGTGAAAATATGTGAATTCAAAAGGGTTGTCTTGGTTTAAACTCTGCAACGTGTAAGCAATCTCTGGGCCTGGGCatccaaatattattttatcCTGAGGAAAGCATGTACTTAAGTTCCTAATACAAAATATTCATATTTGGGCCTGATTTCTGAATAGTTCCAATATGATCTTCTGTATAAGAAATATTCATGAAAACTGAAGGCACACATATATACTCCTTCCACAAAGAATGTGTCCAATAAATCTACAAATTAGACTTAATTTCTTTGCAGTAAACTGTAATCCAGCTGTTCAGAGTTCATGAACATCATGCATAGTGG
Above is a genomic segment from Eubalaena glacialis isolate mEubGla1 chromosome 7, mEubGla1.1.hap2.+ XY, whole genome shotgun sequence containing:
- the LOC133094804 gene encoding prefoldin subunit 4-like, with protein sequence MAATMKKAAAEDVNVTFEDQQKINKFARNTSRITELKEEIEVKKKQLQNLEDACEDIMLADDDCLMIPYQIGDVFISHSQEETQEMLEEAKKNLQEETDALESRVESIQRVLADLKVQLYAKFGSNINLEADES